The genomic window GAGAGGCTCAGCGGATCAAATTGGCTTTTGAGCTTGGTAAGAGGAGTACAGGAAAGACTTTTTATATTATTGATGAACCAACAACAGGTTTGCATTTTGATGATATAAGAAAATTGTTAGAGGTATTGCAATTGCTTGTTCAAAATGGAAATACCGTAGTTCTTATAGAACATAATTTAGATGTGATTAAACAGGCGGATTATATAATAGACTTAGGTCCTGAGGGTGGAGTATCTGGAGGAAATATTGTTGTATCTGGAACTCCTGAAGAGGTTTCAAAATGCAAGAGTTCCTATACGGGAATGTTTTTAAAAACTCTTTTGTAATATTATTTTTAGTAAGTATTTTTAATTACTTGATTTTATTTGCTCAAGATGTTAATGATAAGAAAAATCTTGACGCTAAGAAAACTTTAACTTTAATGCAAAAAGCTAATTTAAAAGAACTTGAGCTTTCTAGTGATGAAGATTTGCAAAAATGGGCGCTAAAAGAAGGTATTCAAGAGAAAGATGTCTCTAGGATAAAGGCATTACTTTTGGAAAAATTTGGTATATCTCCTGATCTTTTTTCAAAAGATGTCAAAGATGTAGGCAGATATAAAATAATTATTGAGAGTACGGATAATCTTGAAAATTTTACTTATGAGATTACTGGGGATGAAACTATCATATTTAAAGGTAGGGTTAGTCTTGTTATTGAAGATATTAAAGATAATAAAAAGCATAACATTAAGGGTGATAAAATTATTTTTAATAAAAAGACTAAGAAGCTTTTTTCTAGTGGGAATGTCGATTATAAGTTTGATTTAAGTGCCAGTGAAAAGTTATATTTTTATGGCAGTGAATTATTTATTGATTTCGATTCTCAGAATTTTATTCTCAAAAATGGAATTGTTCAAAAGAAAATGCATAGAAATTTAGTTGATCATATTGTTTCATTTGGGGGAAAAGTTTTAAGAAGATTGGATAATGATGCAAATATATTAGAAAAAGCTTTTATTACAAGTAGTAAAATTCCAGAACCTTATTATTCTATTAGAGCTTCTAAGATATGGATTTTGCCATCTGGGGATTTTGGTATTCTAAATGCTGTGTTTTATATAGGAAGAGTTCCTATATTTTATATTCCATTCTTTTTTAAACCAGGTGATAGTTTATTTTTTAATCCGTCTTTGGGATATTCTTCAAGGAAAGGTCTTACTCTTTTTAATACTGTTTATTTACTTGGAAAAAAGTCTGTTGATATTGATAAGGTTTCTTTTTTAGATTTTGACTTTCATTCAATATATAATGCGGATAAGAAATCTTATATTAGAAATGGTTATTTAACTTATTTCTTTGCAGAAGATGTTGTCTCTAGGGTTAATAAAGACTATGTTAAATTGATCTTTGATATTTATTCTAATTTGGGATTTTATTCAGGCATTGATTTTGATGTAGGTAGTACTTTAGATTTTTTTAAAACTTTTAAAGGTAGTTTTGGCATAGGTTTGACAAGGACTTTATATAAACATCTCTCTGGTGTCTACCGCCCTTTTAAGAATAATAGTATCAATTACTCTCTTTTTAGTTTTGATAATATAAATAAGGGTGACATATTTGGATTTGAGGTTCCCTTTAGATATTTGTTTACATACAAGTCTGAATTTTCAATCAGTGATGCACTTTTTTCAGTGGTTTTTGAGCATTATTCAGATCCTTATGTGATTATTGACTTTAAAGATAGATTAGAGAGTGCTACATTTTTTTCCGTTTTGAGTCCCCAAAAGGAGTTATCAGAAACAGAAAAGATGATAAAGACATTTGATTGGAATTTATCTTCTTTTTATAATCGGACTTTTGATAATAATTTTCTTGTTGATTATAGATTAAATAATCTTGGATTTACTTTTAAATTGGCAAATTATGATAATATTTTTGGTAAAACTCCCAAAAGTATTCAGGATCCAACTAGGAAATGGTTTTATTTGGAGAGAATTTACCTGCCTTATATCGATTTAAATTTTAAAAGAGATCTTTATAATAACAGTTGGACTTCGTTTTCTGATTCTAAGGATAAAGAAATAATTATGGTGCCTAAGATCAAAAATGTTGAGGATGATGTTGAGGATGGCAAAGGCAAAAGTAATACCAAAAAACTTGAAGAACAAAAAGATTTGACTAAAGATTTATATTTATCCCCTAAGCCAATTGTCTTTAATGATCTTAATAGGCCAGATTCTTTTTATGTAAGATTTGGCATTAATCCTTATTTTAAAAATAGTATATTTTTTGATGATTTTAAATTTAAGTCTCCTCAAGAGTTTAAATATGATGTCAAGACTTATTTGTTTGATATTAAAAATAAAATGAATTTAAACTTGCATGCTGATTTTTATAATCGACTTATTACTTTTGAAGATGTTTTGTATCTTAATACTGTTGAATATAATCCTTTAGACAAAGATTATAATCTAGTCGATAAAGACAAGAAGAGCGAGTATTCAGTTATTAATAAAATTAATTTAGATTTGTTGCCTTTCATGATGTATCCTGCTTTTTCTCGGAGTAGTATTAAGTTTGAGAATAAAATTACTCTTTATTCATTTGACAAAAAGTATGATAGAGATTCTAAAATGTTAAATGGCAAGAGTAATACCGTTTTTTGGAAAAGTCCTGAAACTTTTTATCAAGAAGTTAATTTCGGCTTGATTTATGACTATAGATTTTTTACTACTAGTCTTTCAAGTATACTGAGGAGTACTTTTGAGAGTATATATGCTTCTTCTGAGCTTAAGTTTGCAGTGGAATTTCCTTATTTATTACAAGAAGTAGGTGTTGGAATTAAATATGATAAAAAATTTAAGGAAGAAGAGCAGAAGTCTTTTTTTAAAAAGACAGCTATTAATTTAGAACCTTTAAAACCTATGTCTCCTTATAAAAATCTGGAGATGAATCCTGCTTTGTATTATAAGATAGAGCCTAGATATTTAGATTATTTAAAATTTGTCTTTCTAGCAGCTTATGACCCTTTAATTAATAGGGTGTCTGAACTTTCGTTTAAGGTTAATGCTTATGACTTTAAATTTGAATTTGCGATGAAAAATGATTTTGAGTATAACTATGATAAGCTGATTGGCGATTTTGCGAAGGTAGGATCTACAACTAAGCTTATTCCGTATTCTTTAAGTGCTCAGTATAAAAAAGATTTATATGAATTTAAATTTTCTGATGAAAAATTTTCAATTGGACTAGGAATGGATTCTGGGTGGAGAATGAATTTACAAAAATTTGTCGATAATGAACTTTGGGCTGAATTTACTTTTAAAGTTAGATATACTAAATTTTTTGAATTGAACTTTTCAACTCGTTCTATTAATACAAAAACTTTTAGATACTTTGGAGGATACATGGAGCAGCTTGATCTTGAAACGGTTAATTTTTTCGCGGATCTGTTTAAATCATTTAATTTCTTTAATATTCAGGATAGAAAGGACTCATTATTTAAAATTAAGAAAATTAGTACGAGCTTTAAATTTAATTTTTATGATTGGAAATTTGTCGGAGAGTATAGTTTAAGTCCAGATATTTTAAAGGATAATAGTGGTAGGTATTCTTCTATTTGGAGAAATAATTTTTCAATTTTTATTTCTTGGAATTTCTTCGAACCTATTAAGTCATCATTTGAAAGTAATGCAAGTACTAAGTATGAACTTTTAGTTAACCGTAAATCTGAGAAATAATAAAAAATTTTCTAGATTTAATGGTACTGGCTAAATGTATATTAGAAGAAGTTATCTTGATGGATTTAAACTTTGTTACATTTTTGGGATTCTTGATATCAAGATGTCAATGTGTTGTCAGTTTATTTTGATGATTTCGTTACTGATATTTGTGTATTTAATACAAATGTATTCGTCTGTTGCCTTAATATTGTCTACAATGTATTGAGTATGGAATTTTATTATCTTAAAGCTTATTTTGTATTCATTTGTAAGATTTTGTAGTACAAAAGCTTATGGCTATTTATGCATAATATGTTTTGTTTTAAAGAAGTGTCATTTCACCTTTTATGGAAGCCAAGATCAGCAATATTATTGTCTCCTGATATCAATGATATTTGTCCTCCTTTTTCTTCAAAAACATGTCTTAATTTGGTCACATCTTGAATTAATTTAATAGTATTTTTGTTTAATTTTTTATTGTAAAATCCTTTGGACCAATAATCAATTACGAGTTTGCTATCTCCAAATATGCTTTTTGTGTCTTCTTGTAATGCTATTTTGAGTGCAATATATAATCCCAAAAGTTCGCCATAATTGTTGCTAATTCCGTCAAAGTCTTTGACATAGTAATTATTGTAATCATTAATTAGACTTTGGTCTATTATCTTGTTTAGTATAGATATTCCCTTTTCATTAACAACTCTAATTTCTACTCCTTTGCCCCTTCCAGTTCCAGAGTCGAAGTATATTCCCGTTGGGTAGATATCCGCCTTTCCATTTCTTGAGAGCCAATTTTTTGCTTCTTCTCTTGTTTTAAAGCTTTTTATTTTATTGTTTTGTCCTATGATTTTATTTTTGCATTCTTCCCAAGATGTAAAGATAAATTTTTCATTTTTATTGTTTAGTATGCATGCATAGTATTTTTTCATGTTGAATTAACTCCCTAAGCACCACGCATTAATTATATTGCAAGGTCTGCCAAATCTTTTTTCGTTTGAGCTTTTTATTTCTATTGAATCTTTTATTTCTCTATTATACCCGATAAATTTTTCTCTAAGAGTTGGTTTAATAACTCTTTTTGGTAACATGCTGGGAAATATTCCTGATATTGTATATGACATATAAAAATCGTAAGCAGCTGCGTTTATCTCTCCAGGAGTCACTACGCCGGATACTTCATAGTTTCTTGAGACATCAAGACCAGCTATTCTGTATGCCCGATCAACTACTAATGAACAGTAAGTTTTATGGTGAATCTCTTCAAGATTAATTGAATCACTCCACATGTTAGATGATAACAGAGGCACTATATACCCGAAATTATTGTCAACATATCTGTTTCTGGCAAAATTTATTGCTTTTTGAATGGTTCTTTTATCTGTTATGGGTGAGAATATTTTTAGTATTCTTGATTGTACATAAGTTGTGAGTTTTTCATAGCCTGAGCCTTGAACAGATGCTGTGTCAAATTTGATTTGATTACTTGTGATGACTGATTTTATATCGAAACTGTCTTCTCCTTTAAATACAATTTTTTTTGTATTGTCATATTTTTCAGCATCAAATATTCCTGTGTGTTGCCAAAAATAGAAAAAGTCAATCCAATCTATTTTTGGTTTTATTAATAGTATGTCTCCATGTGATAAGATGGATCTTAGTTTTTGCGGTGTTATTTCTATTCCTGTTTCTGGATCTATGATATTGGGAATTAAGCTGTAGTTATTTTTTGAATAATATAAATCATTGTATTCATCAGCAATTGTTTGTTTTTGTAGTATTTCTGTTATTTTGTTATTTTCAATTTGTAGATGAAGCATGAATTTTTTGAAGTATTGTTTATTTTTAATTTTTAATAATTGATTTGCTATTATGTGAGGAGATATGTATTCTATTCCGTTTATTATATCTTTATTGATAGCATGATTGGTTATGCTTTCTTGGGGGAAAAAAGAATTAGTGTTTTCAAAAGGTATATATCCCATATTTTTTTCATAAAATATTTGTTCTAATGATGCTAAGATTTCTTTTTCTAAATGCATTTGTGATTCTGATAACTCTGTAAAACTTTTATTAACCGAATTTGGTTGAATTTTATCAGATTTTTTTCTAAAACTTGTATCAACTTTAATGATTAAATATCCATTTACATTGCTTTGTTCAAGAAATTTGTGCCATTCTTGTAAATCGTTTAGATGATTTTGATAAGCTAATAGATAGTTTTTTATTTCTTCTATTTTTTGAGGGCTTATTTTTAAATCTATTGCTAGTGTTTTTAATAAATGGGGAGATCCTGTGTGTTCTAATATTGTGTTTATTAGATGTGAGGGTATGTGATATTTGATATATGTCATATTGGTTACGAGGGCATGATTGGGTGGATAATGATGGGTTAAAAAAATAGTATTGGAACCGTTACTTTTGTGATCGCTCTTACCAAATAAAGAGCAGGAACATATTAGGTAGAAGCCTATTAGATTAAATATATGTGCAAGATGTTGCATGTCAATATTTTATCATACTTATAATGCTCTTATGTTCGTTTGTTTTTATAGGTTTTAATTATGTTGATTTTTTGTCATTTAAGTTTTAGTATATTAATTGAATATGAATTAAATTAGAATTTAACTAAATTTGAAACTAAATTTGAAATTTTTTAAACTTTTTTATAAAAAAAAGGGGGTGTTTGTTATGCAGTATTTAAAACCAATAAATGTATTTTCAGAAATAGGTCGTTTAAAAAAAGTGTTGCTACATAGGCCAGGGGAAGAATTGGAAAATCTGACCCCGTCAATAATGAAAAGGTTGTTGTTCGATGATATTCCTTATCTTGAGGTGGCAATACAAGAACACGATGCTTTTGCAGA from Borrelia hermsii DAH includes these protein-coding regions:
- a CDS encoding ribonuclease H family protein, translating into MKKYYACILNNKNEKFIFTSWEECKNKIIGQNNKIKSFKTREEAKNWLSRNGKADIYPTGIYFDSGTGRGKGVEIRVVNEKGISILNKIIDQSLINDYNNYYVKDFDGISNNYGELLGLYIALKIALQEDTKSIFGDSKLVIDYWSKGFYNKKLNKNTIKLIQDVTKLRHVFEEKGGQISLISGDNNIADLGFHKR
- a CDS encoding LPS-assembly protein LptD, with translation MQEFLYGNVFKNSFVILFLVSIFNYLILFAQDVNDKKNLDAKKTLTLMQKANLKELELSSDEDLQKWALKEGIQEKDVSRIKALLLEKFGISPDLFSKDVKDVGRYKIIIESTDNLENFTYEITGDETIIFKGRVSLVIEDIKDNKKHNIKGDKIIFNKKTKKLFSSGNVDYKFDLSASEKLYFYGSELFIDFDSQNFILKNGIVQKKMHRNLVDHIVSFGGKVLRRLDNDANILEKAFITSSKIPEPYYSIRASKIWILPSGDFGILNAVFYIGRVPIFYIPFFFKPGDSLFFNPSLGYSSRKGLTLFNTVYLLGKKSVDIDKVSFLDFDFHSIYNADKKSYIRNGYLTYFFAEDVVSRVNKDYVKLIFDIYSNLGFYSGIDFDVGSTLDFFKTFKGSFGIGLTRTLYKHLSGVYRPFKNNSINYSLFSFDNINKGDIFGFEVPFRYLFTYKSEFSISDALFSVVFEHYSDPYVIIDFKDRLESATFFSVLSPQKELSETEKMIKTFDWNLSSFYNRTFDNNFLVDYRLNNLGFTFKLANYDNIFGKTPKSIQDPTRKWFYLERIYLPYIDLNFKRDLYNNSWTSFSDSKDKEIIMVPKIKNVEDDVEDGKGKSNTKKLEEQKDLTKDLYLSPKPIVFNDLNRPDSFYVRFGINPYFKNSIFFDDFKFKSPQEFKYDVKTYLFDIKNKMNLNLHADFYNRLITFEDVLYLNTVEYNPLDKDYNLVDKDKKSEYSVINKINLDLLPFMMYPAFSRSSIKFENKITLYSFDKKYDRDSKMLNGKSNTVFWKSPETFYQEVNFGLIYDYRFFTTSLSSILRSTFESIYASSELKFAVEFPYLLQEVGVGIKYDKKFKEEEQKSFFKKTAINLEPLKPMSPYKNLEMNPALYYKIEPRYLDYLKFVFLAAYDPLINRVSELSFKVNAYDFKFEFAMKNDFEYNYDKLIGDFAKVGSTTKLIPYSLSAQYKKDLYEFKFSDEKFSIGLGMDSGWRMNLQKFVDNELWAEFTFKVRYTKFFELNFSTRSINTKTFRYFGGYMEQLDLETVNFFADLFKSFNFFNIQDRKDSLFKIKKISTSFKFNFYDWKFVGEYSLSPDILKDNSGRYSSIWRNNFSIFISWNFFEPIKSSFESNASTKYELLVNRKSEK